A single region of the Pseudomonas sp. VD-NE ins genome encodes:
- the serB gene encoding phosphoserine phosphatase SerB: protein MREIVLINITGVDRPGLTAAITGVLAQGGVNILDIGQAVIHDTLSFGILVEIPDSEQGKSVLKDILFKGYELDQQVRFTPVSEEDYQQWVGNQGKKRHIVTLLTRKVTAGQLQAVSSITAKYGLNIDHIDRLSGRMPLDTPADKGKGCIEFSVRGEAADPQALRAEFLSVAQELNVDIAFQEDSLFRRNRRLAVFDMDSTLIEAEVIDELAKAAGVGEQVSEITERAMAGELDFRASFKERLALLKGLDVSVLNSIGASLRLTEGAETLFAELKRLGYKTAILSGGFTYFAKQLQAKLGIDYVFANELEVVDGKCTGVAIEPIVDAQRKADLLKELAHKEGLRLEQTIAVGDGANDLPMLAIAGLGVAFRAKPLVKQSAKQAISTLGLDGVLYLLGFRDRDGQL, encoded by the coding sequence TTGCGCGAAATCGTCCTGATTAACATCACGGGAGTCGACCGTCCGGGTCTGACGGCAGCCATTACCGGTGTTCTGGCACAAGGTGGTGTGAACATTCTCGACATCGGTCAGGCGGTGATCCACGACACCCTGTCGTTCGGCATCCTGGTTGAAATTCCCGATTCCGAGCAGGGTAAATCCGTGCTCAAGGACATCCTGTTCAAGGGCTACGAGCTCGACCAGCAGGTGCGTTTCACGCCGGTGTCCGAAGAGGATTATCAGCAATGGGTGGGCAATCAGGGCAAGAAGCGTCACATCGTCACCCTGCTGACCCGCAAAGTGACCGCTGGCCAATTGCAGGCCGTCAGCTCGATCACCGCCAAATATGGTCTGAACATCGATCACATCGACCGTCTGTCGGGTCGCATGCCGCTGGACACGCCAGCCGACAAAGGCAAAGGCTGCATCGAGTTCTCCGTCCGTGGCGAAGCGGCTGATCCGCAGGCGCTGCGTGCCGAATTCCTCAGCGTTGCCCAAGAGCTGAACGTCGACATCGCCTTCCAGGAAGATTCGCTGTTCCGTCGCAACCGTCGTCTGGCGGTGTTCGACATGGATTCGACCTTGATCGAAGCCGAGGTCATCGACGAACTGGCCAAGGCTGCCGGGGTTGGCGAACAAGTCTCCGAAATCACTGAGCGGGCCATGGCCGGCGAACTGGATTTCCGCGCCAGCTTCAAAGAACGTCTGGCCTTGCTTAAAGGTCTGGATGTCAGCGTGCTGAATTCGATCGGTGCTTCGCTACGTCTGACCGAGGGCGCCGAAACGCTGTTCGCCGAACTCAAGCGTCTGGGTTACAAGACCGCGATCCTCTCTGGCGGCTTCACTTATTTCGCCAAGCAATTGCAGGCCAAGCTCGGCATCGACTACGTGTTCGCCAACGAACTGGAAGTAGTTGATGGCAAGTGTACTGGCGTGGCGATCGAGCCGATCGTCGATGCCCAGCGCAAGGCTGATTTGCTGAAAGAGCTGGCGCACAAGGAAGGTTTGCGTCTGGAGCAGACCATCGCGGTCGGCGACGGCGCGAATGACCTACCGATGCTGGCAATTGCCGGGTTGGGTGTGGCGTTCCGCGCCAAACCACTGGTCAAGCAGTCGGCGAAGCAGGCGATTTCGACGTTGGGGCTGGATGGCGTGTTGTATCTGCTGGGTTTCCGCGATCGTGACGGGCAGCTCTGA
- a CDS encoding molecular chaperone, with the protein MSQTISAPPLSAPIPTQTRLSFCEATPRDLKRWIAGLPKANIGETARLLYQGLGELNQLLTPSDNRLNLLELLRPEVYFVCQHLERHFLHQAIMLDERSRKISNLCQALQSHLAIGYKQIVLRIAPKYSKDRAALVSTALQRAAHALKGQVLRATQLYSSPPEHAWFELHQLYRITCELQLQQRRVHDDLASLTTELTLEQTYIAALLLGSARCNQLRQNQIARLAEVLEPWSALLKLHPGRSSEGLFAISPAIDAGPRYRNMFRSEEQAGLLGFDPQPLVNAIEAHLQHQPTSTPLPVPPGLSFDTLQHLHATWGQAAERSFQRTVGQGHLTVCVGMSALHFYLGGERSFSELLKHPGTRSANFSSAVAKGEKDSWSQAFDAAPQSKTDEFLPYEEIQYDHLLEDESGTDSTPHYPTYALQVINHSPGGYCLAWPNEVPAELQAGEMLGIHDSVSLGWSIAVIRWIRQVRGGGMQMGIELVAPHAQPCGLQLVRSRDDHSQYLRGLLLPEISAIDLPATLLAPRLPFQEGSKVLINTQGEEHRAGLDRRVASTHSFNQFAYRSLEAAKNGGSEEDFDSLWKSL; encoded by the coding sequence ATGAGCCAGACCATCTCCGCCCCACCGCTGAGCGCCCCGATCCCGACGCAAACGCGCCTGTCGTTTTGCGAAGCCACCCCGCGCGACCTCAAGCGCTGGATCGCCGGCCTGCCCAAGGCCAACATCGGCGAAACCGCCCGCCTGCTGTATCAAGGCCTGGGCGAACTCAACCAGTTGCTCACGCCCAGCGACAACCGCCTCAACCTGCTGGAGCTGCTGCGCCCCGAGGTGTATTTCGTCTGCCAGCATCTGGAGCGGCACTTCCTGCATCAGGCGATCATGCTCGACGAGCGTTCGCGCAAGATCAGCAATCTGTGCCAGGCACTACAAAGCCATCTGGCCATCGGCTACAAGCAAATCGTGCTGCGAATTGCGCCGAAGTACAGCAAGGATCGTGCGGCGTTGGTCAGCACCGCCCTGCAACGGGCGGCCCATGCACTCAAAGGCCAGGTGCTGCGCGCCACGCAGCTGTATAGCTCGCCACCGGAGCATGCGTGGTTCGAACTGCATCAGTTGTATCGCATCACCTGCGAACTGCAACTGCAACAGCGCCGGGTCCACGACGATCTCGCCAGCCTTACCACCGAACTCACGCTGGAACAGACTTACATCGCTGCCCTGCTCCTGGGCAGTGCCCGCTGCAATCAATTGCGGCAGAACCAGATCGCCCGATTGGCCGAAGTGCTCGAACCGTGGAGCGCCCTGCTCAAATTACATCCCGGTCGCTCAAGCGAAGGCCTGTTTGCGATCAGCCCGGCAATCGATGCCGGCCCGCGCTATCGCAACATGTTTCGCAGCGAAGAACAGGCCGGATTGCTCGGCTTCGATCCGCAGCCGCTGGTGAACGCCATCGAAGCGCATTTGCAGCATCAACCCACATCGACGCCGCTGCCCGTTCCGCCCGGGCTGAGCTTCGACACCCTGCAACACCTGCACGCCACCTGGGGACAAGCCGCCGAGCGCAGCTTTCAGCGCACCGTCGGCCAAGGACATCTGACCGTGTGCGTGGGCATGAGCGCCCTGCACTTTTATCTGGGTGGCGAGCGCAGTTTCAGCGAGCTGCTCAAGCACCCCGGAACGCGCTCGGCGAATTTCAGCAGTGCCGTCGCCAAAGGTGAAAAGGACAGTTGGAGCCAAGCCTTCGACGCTGCACCGCAGAGCAAAACTGATGAATTTTTGCCTTACGAGGAAATCCAGTACGACCATTTGCTCGAGGACGAAAGCGGCACCGACAGTACACCGCATTACCCGACCTACGCGCTACAGGTGATCAATCACAGCCCCGGTGGTTATTGCCTGGCGTGGCCAAATGAAGTGCCCGCCGAGTTGCAGGCCGGAGAAATGCTCGGCATCCACGACAGCGTCAGTCTGGGCTGGAGCATCGCGGTCATTCGCTGGATCCGCCAGGTGCGCGGCGGCGGCATGCAAATGGGCATTGAGCTGGTGGCGCCACATGCCCAGCCTTGCGGCCTGCAACTGGTGCGCTCACGGGACGATCACAGTCAGTATTTGCGCGGATTATTGTTACCGGAGATCAGTGCGATAGATTTGCCGGCAACCTTGCTGGCGCCGCGCTTGCCGTTTCAGGAAGGCAGTAAAGTGCTGATCAACACCCAGGGCGAAGAACACCGCGCCGGGCTGGATCGACGGGTGGCGAGCACGCACAGCTTCAATCAGTTTGCCTATCGCTCGCTGGAGGCTGCGAAAAATGGCGGGAGTGAGGAGGATTTCGATTCGTTGTGGAAGTCGCTTTAA
- the asd gene encoding archaetidylserine decarboxylase (Phosphatidylserine decarboxylase is synthesized as a single chain precursor. Generation of the pyruvoyl active site from a Ser is coupled to cleavage of a Gly-Ser bond between the larger (beta) and smaller (alpha chains). It is an integral membrane protein.), which produces MKERLFILSQYLLPHHLLSRLAGCIAECRVRWFKNAFTQWFAKRYQVDMSQALVEDLTAYEHFNAFFTRALKDGARPLDETPGAILSPADGAVSQLGPIEHGRVFQAKGHSFSVLELLGGDAANAAPFMGGDFATIYLSPKDYHRVHMPLAGTLREMVYIPGRIFSVNQTTAENVPELFARNERVACIFDTERGPMAVVLVGAMIVASIETVWAGLVTPPKRELKTFRYDEAARAPIHLEKGAELGRFKLGSTAIVLFGPDQVKWAEELVAGSPVQMGQGLALPTA; this is translated from the coding sequence ATGAAAGAGCGTCTGTTTATCCTCAGCCAGTACCTGCTGCCTCATCACCTGCTGTCGCGCCTGGCCGGCTGCATTGCCGAATGCCGCGTGCGCTGGTTCAAAAATGCCTTCACCCAGTGGTTCGCCAAGCGTTATCAAGTGGACATGTCGCAAGCGCTGGTCGAAGACCTGACCGCTTACGAGCACTTCAACGCCTTCTTCACCCGCGCCCTGAAAGACGGCGCGCGTCCGCTGGACGAAACCCCGGGTGCGATCCTCAGCCCGGCCGACGGCGCAGTCAGCCAACTCGGCCCGATCGAACATGGTCGCGTGTTCCAGGCCAAGGGCCATAGCTTCAGCGTGCTCGAATTGCTCGGCGGTGATGCAGCCAACGCAGCGCCGTTCATGGGCGGCGACTTCGCCACCATTTACCTGTCGCCGAAGGACTACCACCGCGTGCACATGCCGCTGGCCGGCACCCTGCGCGAAATGGTCTACATCCCGGGCCGGATCTTCTCGGTGAATCAGACCACCGCTGAAAACGTTCCGGAACTGTTCGCCCGTAACGAGCGCGTGGCGTGCATCTTCGACACCGAACGCGGGCCGATGGCTGTGGTGCTGGTGGGCGCGATGATCGTCGCTTCGATCGAAACCGTGTGGGCCGGCCTGGTCACGCCGCCGAAGCGTGAACTGAAAACCTTCCGCTACGACGAAGCCGCGCGCGCGCCGATTCACTTGGAGAAAGGTGCCGAACTGGGCCGCTTCAAGCTGGGTTCGACCGCGATCGTGCTGTTCGGGCCGGATCAGGTTAAATGGGCTGAAGAACTGGTCGCCGGTTCGCCAGTGCAGATGGGCCAAGGCTTGGCGCTGCCAACAGCCTGA
- the rhdA gene encoding thiosulfate sulfurtransferase, giving the protein MSDFSGLPLVIEPSDLLPRLDSPELILVDLTSAARYTEGHLPGARFVDPKRTQLGQPPAPGLLPAKADLEALFGELGHRKDAVYVVYDDEGGGWAGRFIWLLDVIGHDKYHYIDGGLPAWLADGMPMSIQVPAVVGGPLPLILHEEPTATREYLQSRLGAADLAIWDARGPLEYSGEKVLAAKAGHIPGAVNFEWTAGMDKARQLRIRTDMPQILEDLGITKDKEIITHCQTHHRSGFTYLVAKSLGYPRVKGYAGSWGEWGNHPDTPVEIQGF; this is encoded by the coding sequence ATGTCTGACTTCTCTGGCTTGCCGCTCGTCATCGAGCCGAGCGACCTGCTCCCGCGCCTCGATTCCCCTGAACTGATTCTGGTGGATCTGACCAGCGCTGCCCGCTATACCGAAGGTCATCTCCCCGGCGCACGCTTTGTCGACCCGAAACGCACGCAGCTTGGCCAGCCGCCGGCGCCGGGGCTGCTGCCGGCGAAAGCCGATCTGGAAGCGTTGTTCGGTGAGCTGGGCCATCGCAAAGACGCGGTCTACGTGGTGTATGACGACGAAGGTGGCGGCTGGGCCGGACGTTTCATCTGGCTGCTCGACGTGATCGGTCACGACAAATACCACTATATAGACGGTGGTCTGCCAGCCTGGCTGGCAGATGGCATGCCGATGTCGATTCAAGTGCCGGCGGTCGTCGGTGGCCCGCTGCCGCTGATTCTGCACGAAGAGCCGACGGCAACCCGCGAATACCTGCAAAGTCGTCTTGGCGCCGCCGATCTGGCGATCTGGGATGCGCGCGGGCCGCTGGAATACTCCGGCGAGAAAGTACTGGCCGCCAAGGCCGGGCACATCCCCGGCGCGGTCAATTTCGAATGGACGGCGGGCATGGACAAGGCTCGTCAGCTGCGCATTCGCACGGACATGCCGCAGATCCTCGAAGACCTGGGGATCACCAAGGACAAAGAAATCATTACCCACTGCCAGACCCACCACCGGTCGGGCTTCACTTATCTGGTGGCCAAGTCCCTCGGTTATCCGCGGGTCAAGGGCTACGCCGGTTCCTGGGGCGAATGGGGTAACCACCCTGACACGCCTGTCGAGATTCAAGGTTTTTAA
- a CDS encoding HDOD domain-containing protein, with amino-acid sequence MANETNVPHAKPTTLDGWVKLLDGVRLPVPQEAHDKVCRAIRDNRSSLRDIADLMQDSPALALSIIREANRHTHGTMATPAENLEVAINRLGLARTEELLARLPAEPQMQIPKALRQLQMISQHATQQANGFFASRLARLWQDIHWGSLLFLSPLWPLALTYPQLLEEWELRVIHKGESARVVEQQLFGVRLLKIAEALVQAWHLPIWVQQGYKLLLSEQRELVKVLRIARDSEHPLRQQNRLDDDPTLRRWLNQPANTVLLANGLALSAQQAWDSPHSERWQYLTSLYLQISMDEVQQQLHQQAANSARQHAMPDLWHPAVSLLWPWGTRRLPAGMLPAAAPSAEDLGQWRKQCAELLAEPSRFTNAMSLTVAARDALVASGMRRVMILMADRTQSNLRVNQTAGLPKEAAALNFVVSQSSVLQRLLAQQAQVRITPDNNAQFSALLPLGLRTLFRGEHLFLRSLVNNGRVIMIVVADQGGGPFADITVQAFGKTAQCIEKALHSFSSRGR; translated from the coding sequence ATGGCTAATGAAACGAACGTCCCACACGCAAAACCGACCACCCTCGACGGCTGGGTAAAGTTGCTCGATGGCGTGCGACTGCCCGTGCCGCAAGAGGCTCACGACAAAGTCTGCCGCGCGATCCGTGACAATCGCAGCTCGTTGCGCGACATCGCCGACCTGATGCAGGACAGCCCGGCACTGGCCTTGAGCATCATCCGTGAGGCGAATCGTCACACCCACGGCACCATGGCCACGCCAGCGGAAAATCTCGAGGTGGCGATCAATCGACTCGGCCTTGCCCGCACCGAAGAACTGCTGGCGCGTCTGCCCGCCGAACCGCAGATGCAAATCCCCAAGGCCCTGCGCCAGCTGCAAATGATCAGCCAGCACGCGACGCAACAGGCCAACGGTTTTTTCGCCAGTCGCCTGGCGCGGCTGTGGCAGGACATTCATTGGGGTAGCCTGCTGTTTCTGTCACCGTTGTGGCCGTTGGCGCTGACCTATCCGCAACTGCTTGAAGAATGGGAACTGCGGGTTATCCACAAGGGCGAATCGGCGCGCGTGGTCGAACAGCAGTTGTTCGGCGTACGCCTGCTGAAAATCGCCGAGGCACTGGTGCAGGCCTGGCATCTGCCGATCTGGGTGCAGCAGGGCTATAAACTGCTGCTCAGTGAGCAACGCGAACTGGTCAAAGTGCTGCGCATCGCCCGCGACAGCGAACATCCGTTGCGCCAGCAGAATCGCCTCGACGACGATCCGACCCTGCGCCGCTGGCTCAACCAGCCGGCCAACACCGTGTTGCTGGCCAACGGTCTGGCGCTGTCGGCACAACAGGCCTGGGACAGTCCGCACAGCGAACGCTGGCAGTACCTCACCAGCCTTTATCTGCAAATTTCCATGGACGAGGTGCAACAACAGTTGCACCAGCAGGCCGCCAACAGTGCGCGTCAGCATGCGATGCCCGATTTGTGGCACCCGGCGGTTTCATTGCTGTGGCCGTGGGGCACCCGTCGTTTGCCGGCCGGCATGTTGCCCGCCGCCGCGCCAAGCGCTGAAGACCTGGGCCAGTGGCGCAAGCAATGCGCCGAACTGCTCGCCGAGCCCAGCCGCTTCACTAATGCGATGAGCCTGACCGTCGCCGCCCGTGATGCGCTGGTCGCCAGCGGCATGCGCCGGGTGATGATCCTGATGGCCGACCGTACGCAGTCGAATCTGCGCGTGAATCAAACCGCCGGGCTGCCGAAAGAAGCGGCGGCGCTGAATTTTGTCGTCAGCCAGAGCAGCGTGTTGCAACGGCTGCTGGCGCAACAGGCGCAAGTGCGGATTACCCCGGACAACAACGCACAATTCTCCGCGCTGCTGCCACTGGGCCTGCGCACACTGTTTCGTGGCGAGCATCTGTTCCTGCGCTCACTGGTCAATAACGGCCGGGTGATCATGATTGTCGTCGCCGATCAGGGCGGCGGGCCGTTCGCCGACATCACCGTGCAAGCCTTTGGCAAAACCGCGCAGTGCATCGAAAAAGCCCTGCACAGCTTTAGCAGCCGTGGCCGATGA
- the motA gene encoding flagellar motor stator protein MotA, with protein MAKIIGIIVVFASVLGGYVLSHGKIAALIQPFEVMIIGGAALGAFLQANPGYMTMHVLKKSLSMFSSRFSHTFYLEVLGLIYEILNKSRREGMMAIEGDIEDAAASPIFAKYPAVLKDERMTAFICDYLRIMSSGNMAPHELEGLFDMELYSLKEDLEHPSHAVNGIADAMPGFGIVAAVLGIVVTMASLGEGDQKSIGLHVGAALVGTFFGILAAYGFFGPLAHSLAHDAKEELNVYEAIKASLVASASGMPPSLAVEFGRKVLYPAHRPSFAELEQAVRGR; from the coding sequence ATGGCTAAAATTATCGGCATCATCGTCGTATTCGCGAGCGTGCTCGGCGGATACGTGCTCTCCCACGGCAAGATTGCCGCCCTGATCCAGCCTTTCGAGGTGATGATCATCGGTGGTGCTGCACTCGGTGCATTCCTCCAGGCCAACCCCGGCTACATGACGATGCACGTGCTCAAGAAATCCCTGAGCATGTTCAGTTCGCGCTTCAGCCACACTTTCTATCTGGAAGTGCTCGGGCTGATCTACGAGATCCTCAACAAGAGCCGCCGCGAAGGCATGATGGCCATCGAAGGCGACATCGAAGATGCCGCTGCGAGCCCGATCTTCGCCAAGTACCCGGCAGTGCTCAAAGACGAGCGCATGACCGCGTTCATCTGCGATTACCTGCGCATCATGTCTTCCGGCAACATGGCCCCGCACGAGCTGGAAGGCTTGTTCGACATGGAGCTGTACAGCCTCAAGGAAGACCTCGAGCATCCATCCCACGCGGTGAACGGCATCGCCGACGCCATGCCCGGTTTCGGTATCGTCGCGGCGGTACTCGGTATCGTGGTGACGATGGCCTCGCTGGGTGAAGGCGATCAGAAGTCGATCGGTCTGCACGTGGGTGCGGCACTTGTGGGTACCTTCTTCGGTATTCTCGCGGCGTACGGTTTCTTCGGTCCGCTGGCCCACTCGCTGGCCCACGATGCCAAGGAAGAACTGAACGTCTACGAAGCCATCAAGGCCTCGCTGGTGGCTTCGGCTTCCGGCATGCCGCCATCGCTGGCGGTCGAGTTCGGTCGCAAGGTGCTGTACCCGGCCCACCGTCCAAGCTTTGCCGAGCTGGAACAAGCTGTTCGCGGTCGCTAA
- the motB gene encoding flagellar motor protein MotB, giving the protein MENNQPIIIKRVKRIAGGHHGGAWKIAFADFATAMMAFFLVLWLLSTATPEQKIAIAGYFKDPVGFSESGTPYIIDLGGTPTLAPENTLNPEVKSQPQPDKVTVDTEQVEGMAEQVEKERLELLLQELQNKVDENPQLQKFKDQILFEITPNGLRIQIMDAENRPMFDSGSARLKPYFEDILLAMADTIKAVPNKISISGHTDAKPYTGTGDFGNWELSANRANAARRALVAGSYPDAQVARVVGYASSALFDKENPFNPVNRRIDIVVLTKKAQAAIEGSQGADPAKPADQGQNGAAPAAPVDPNALPADQQPVPAHELRERLNLFDDAAPKPAEPGSAAPAPAAPPATAPAPAPKQ; this is encoded by the coding sequence ATGGAAAATAATCAGCCGATTATCATCAAGCGCGTCAAGCGCATAGCCGGCGGGCATCACGGCGGGGCGTGGAAAATCGCCTTCGCCGACTTCGCCACGGCGATGATGGCGTTCTTCCTGGTGCTGTGGCTGCTGTCTACCGCCACGCCTGAGCAGAAGATCGCCATCGCCGGTTACTTCAAAGACCCGGTCGGCTTCTCCGAAAGCGGCACGCCGTACATCATCGACCTGGGCGGTACGCCGACCCTGGCCCCGGAAAACACCCTCAACCCGGAAGTGAAATCGCAACCGCAGCCCGACAAGGTCACGGTCGACACCGAACAGGTTGAAGGCATGGCCGAGCAGGTCGAGAAGGAACGTCTGGAACTGCTGCTGCAAGAACTGCAGAACAAGGTCGACGAGAACCCGCAACTGCAGAAATTCAAGGATCAGATTCTCTTCGAAATCACTCCGAATGGCTTGCGCATCCAGATCATGGACGCCGAGAACCGGCCGATGTTCGACTCGGGTTCTGCTCGCCTGAAGCCGTACTTTGAAGACATCCTGCTGGCCATGGCCGACACCATCAAAGCGGTGCCAAACAAGATCAGCATCAGCGGTCACACCGACGCCAAGCCGTACACCGGCACCGGTGATTTCGGTAACTGGGAATTGTCGGCCAACCGTGCCAACGCTGCCCGTCGTGCACTGGTCGCCGGTAGCTATCCGGATGCGCAAGTGGCGCGGGTCGTCGGTTATGCCTCGTCGGCGCTGTTCGACAAGGAAAACCCGTTCAACCCGGTCAACCGTCGCATCGACATTGTGGTGTTGACCAAAAAAGCCCAGGCGGCCATCGAAGGTTCGCAAGGTGCGGATCCGGCGAAACCGGCGGATCAAGGTCAGAATGGTGCCGCTCCGGCAGCCCCAGTCGACCCGAATGCACTGCCGGCGGATCAGCAACCGGTGCCGGCGCACGAACTGCGCGAACGCCTGAACCTGTTCGACGACGCTGCGCCGAAACCGGCTGAGCCGGGGAGTGCGGCGCCAGCGCCTGCTGCTCCGCCAGCCACTGCACCGGCCCCCGCGCCGAAGCAGTGA
- a CDS encoding sterol desaturase family protein: MERLKAYFQRHGNAPFKFGEGRVSGYISATLGLLSLLAVFCFLFPEWLTTAELRKVYDEQFARTTLLLGLVVSFSLGTLNILLNKRKRLGITGLVASGLAVFLGGTNVQVSSIGQTPYSLGLDWFVLALLVSAIVFIPLEKLYSKNPEQNILRPHWRTDLTYFFVSHMLVQFILIFITASSSYIAGWAMSPSVQTSVQSLPLLVQFLLAVLVADLGQYWLHRLYHVVPFLWRLHAVHHSSTHMDWLAGSRVHFIEILLTRTGVLVPLMLLGFAPQALNAYVILVGVQAVLAHANVRINGGWLNYLIVLPRYHHWHHARHKDYIYKNYAIHTPLVDMLFGTFKLPPKEWPVRYGVFGKELPGGIVRQHLYAFQKPEPKMATPKPPASA; encoded by the coding sequence ATGGAAAGACTCAAAGCCTATTTTCAACGGCACGGCAACGCACCCTTCAAATTTGGCGAGGGGCGGGTCAGTGGCTATATATCAGCCACCCTCGGGCTGTTGAGCCTGCTGGCGGTGTTCTGCTTTCTGTTTCCTGAGTGGCTGACCACAGCCGAACTGCGCAAGGTCTATGACGAGCAGTTCGCGCGCACCACGCTATTGCTCGGTCTGGTGGTTTCGTTCAGCCTCGGCACCCTGAATATCCTGCTCAACAAACGCAAGCGTCTGGGGATTACCGGTCTGGTTGCATCGGGGCTGGCGGTGTTTCTCGGTGGCACCAATGTTCAGGTCAGTTCGATCGGACAGACGCCGTACTCGCTCGGTCTGGACTGGTTCGTGCTGGCGCTGCTGGTGTCGGCGATCGTGTTCATTCCGCTGGAAAAGCTCTACTCCAAAAATCCCGAGCAAAACATCCTGCGCCCGCACTGGCGCACCGACCTGACCTACTTCTTCGTCAGCCACATGCTGGTGCAGTTCATCCTGATCTTCATCACCGCCTCGTCGAGTTACATCGCCGGTTGGGCGATGTCGCCGAGCGTGCAGACCAGCGTACAAAGCCTGCCGTTGCTGGTGCAGTTTCTGCTCGCGGTACTGGTTGCGGATCTCGGCCAGTATTGGTTGCACCGGCTCTATCACGTGGTGCCATTTCTGTGGCGCCTCCACGCGGTGCATCACTCCAGCACGCACATGGACTGGCTCGCCGGCTCCCGCGTGCATTTCATCGAAATCCTGCTGACCCGCACCGGTGTGCTGGTGCCGTTGATGCTGCTGGGCTTCGCCCCGCAAGCGTTGAATGCCTATGTGATTCTGGTCGGTGTCCAGGCCGTACTGGCCCACGCCAACGTGCGAATCAACGGTGGCTGGCTGAACTACCTGATCGTGCTGCCGCGCTACCACCATTGGCACCATGCCCGGCACAAGGATTACATCTACAAGAACTACGCGATCCACACGCCGCTGGTGGACATGCTGTTCGGCACCTTCAAATTGCCGCCCAAAGAATGGCCGGTACGTTACGGCGTGTTCGGTAAGGAGTTGCCGGGCGGGATTGTGCGTCAGCATCTGTATGCATTTCAGAAACCTGAGCCGAAGATGGCTACGCCAAAACCGCCCGCCAGCGCTTGA
- the rsgA gene encoding small ribosomal subunit biogenesis GTPase RsgA, with the protein MAKRQLNRRQNWRIEKIQGERAARAAKRESSAVEALEGGDLGPEQTGLVIAHFGVQVEVEAVDGDQAGQVFRCHLRANLPALVTGDTVVWRAGNQGIGVIVAQLPRTTELCRPDSRGQLKPVAANVDMIVIVFAPLPEPHANLIDRYLVAAEHAGIRPLLLLNKFDLIDEQNAPALNALLAVYRTLGYPVLEVSAHHGNGMEQLQQQLDGRISVFVGQSGVGKSSLVNSLLPEVETRVGPLSELSGQGTHTTTTARLFHFPGGGELIDSPGIREFGLGHVSRADVEAGFIEFDDLLGTCRFRDCKHDREPGCALLKALEDGRVQQQRMNSYRSIIASLPENGY; encoded by the coding sequence ATGGCCAAACGCCAACTCAATCGTCGTCAAAACTGGCGCATCGAAAAGATTCAGGGCGAGCGCGCAGCGCGCGCCGCCAAACGCGAGTCCTCGGCTGTCGAAGCGCTCGAGGGTGGCGACCTGGGCCCGGAACAGACCGGCCTGGTGATCGCCCACTTCGGTGTGCAGGTCGAGGTCGAAGCTGTTGACGGCGATCAGGCCGGCCAGGTGTTCCGCTGCCACTTGCGCGCCAACCTGCCTGCGCTTGTGACCGGCGACACAGTCGTCTGGCGTGCCGGCAATCAGGGCATCGGTGTGATCGTCGCGCAACTGCCGCGCACCACCGAACTGTGCCGTCCGGACAGCCGTGGCCAGCTCAAACCGGTAGCCGCCAACGTCGACATGATCGTCATCGTCTTCGCGCCGCTGCCGGAGCCGCATGCCAACCTGATCGACCGCTATCTGGTTGCGGCCGAACACGCCGGCATCCGTCCGTTGCTGCTGTTGAACAAGTTCGACCTGATCGACGAGCAGAACGCCCCGGCGCTCAATGCGCTGTTGGCGGTGTATCGCACGCTGGGCTACCCGGTGCTGGAAGTGTCGGCGCACCACGGTAACGGCATGGAGCAGTTGCAACAGCAACTCGACGGGCGCATCAGCGTGTTCGTCGGCCAGTCCGGCGTCGGCAAGTCGTCGCTGGTCAACAGCCTGCTGCCCGAAGTGGAAACCCGCGTCGGGCCGTTGTCCGAGCTGTCCGGCCAAGGCACGCACACGACGACCACCGCGCGACTGTTCCACTTCCCTGGCGGCGGCGAACTGATCGACTCCCCGGGTATCCGTGAATTCGGTTTGGGCCACGTCAGCCGCGCCGATGTCGAAGCCGGTTTCATCGAATTCGATGATTTGCTCGGCACCTGCCGCTTCCGCGACTGCAAACACGACCGCGAACCGGGTTGTGCACTGCTCAAGGCGCTGGAAGATGGCCGTGTGCAGCAGCAGCGCATGAACAGCTACCGCTCGATCATCGCCAGCCTGCCGGAAAACGGTTATTAA